From the Orenia metallireducens genome, one window contains:
- a CDS encoding L,D-transpeptidase family protein, protein MAKILIILNERTLYLYQNNQVVRSFPVAIGKPSTPTPTGNFSIINKLKNPYNKALGTRWMQFTHQMHGIHGNNQPSSIGKAISNGCVRMYNKDAEFLYDRVSIGTPVEIKQNRTGLGNGSNQSYYIVKAGDTLYQIAKKFNTTVEKIIKINPNIKNKNSIYPGQRIKIPD, encoded by the coding sequence ATGGCTAAAATATTAATTATATTAAATGAAAGAACTCTATATCTTTATCAGAACAATCAAGTGGTCAGATCCTTCCCAGTAGCTATTGGTAAACCAAGTACGCCTACCCCTACAGGGAACTTTTCAATTATTAATAAGCTTAAGAACCCTTATAATAAAGCCTTAGGTACCCGATGGATGCAATTTACTCACCAGATGCATGGCATTCATGGCAACAACCAACCTTCATCAATCGGTAAAGCTATATCAAATGGATGTGTTAGAATGTATAATAAAGATGCAGAGTTTCTTTATGACAGAGTAAGTATTGGAACCCCTGTTGAAATCAAACAGAATCGTACAGGTTTAGGTAATGGCAGTAATCAATCTTATTATATAGTTAAAGCAGGTGATACCCTTTATCAGATTGCTAAAAAATTCAACACTACTGTTGAAAAAATTATAAAAATTAATCCTAATATTAAAAATAAAAACAGTATCTATCCCGGACAACGGATTAAAATCCCAGATTGA
- a CDS encoding 50S ribosomal protein L25 — protein sequence MDRLQLKADIREQKGKGVARKLRREGFVPGVLYGLDQEPVNLKLDAKEASRVTGGNAIIDLTLSNGEKETVMVKDAQLEPVKKDLLHIDLYRINMNEKVTVEVPVELVGTAAGTREGGILEQILREVEVECLPTNIPDKIEVDVTELKVGQSLNIGEVDTGDITILTDASETVATVVAPETASAEDAEEEEITEPEVIGEEAEDEEAE from the coding sequence ATGGATCGTTTACAACTTAAGGCTGATATTAGAGAACAAAAAGGAAAAGGTGTTGCTCGTAAATTAAGAAGAGAAGGTTTTGTTCCTGGCGTTCTTTATGGATTGGATCAAGAACCTGTTAACTTAAAATTAGATGCTAAAGAAGCTAGTAGAGTTACTGGTGGAAATGCTATTATTGATTTAACTTTAAGCAATGGTGAGAAAGAGACTGTAATGGTTAAAGATGCTCAATTAGAACCTGTAAAAAAAGACTTATTACACATTGATCTATATAGAATCAATATGAATGAGAAGGTTACAGTTGAGGTTCCAGTTGAATTAGTTGGAACTGCTGCTGGTACAAGAGAAGGTGGAATCTTAGAACAAATACTTAGAGAAGTTGAAGTTGAATGTTTACCTACAAATATTCCAGATAAAATTGAAGTAGATGTTACAGAATTAAAAGTAGGACAATCTTTAAATATTGGAGAGGTAGATACTGGAGATATCACTATCTTAACTGATGCTAGTGAAACAGTTGCTACAGTAGTTGCTCCTGAAACAGCTTCAGCTGAGGATGCTGAAGAAGAAGAAATCACTGAACCAGAAGTAATCGGTGAAGAAGCAGAGGACGAAGAAGCAGAGTAA
- a CDS encoding MerR family transcriptional regulator produces MAELDSEKPVYSIGIVQEKTGLTGRQIRYYEESELIKPARTKGNQRIYSQSDIEKLKEIKEMLEKGLNIAGIKEKLGTVNEVKKKKKTKISESLYDGRPLTKFNRGKRGLTSLYPVSDRAQLLEILDKKDNDKD; encoded by the coding sequence ATGGCAGAATTAGACTCTGAAAAGCCAGTATATTCTATTGGTATTGTTCAAGAAAAGACAGGTTTAACAGGAAGGCAAATTCGTTATTATGAAGAATCTGAGTTGATAAAGCCTGCTAGAACTAAGGGGAATCAAAGGATTTACTCCCAAAGTGATATTGAAAAGTTAAAAGAGATTAAAGAGATGTTAGAAAAGGGATTAAATATAGCAGGGATTAAAGAGAAGTTAGGAACTGTCAATGAAGTTAAGAAGAAGAAAAAAACTAAAATAAGTGAGTCCCTATATGATGGAAGACCTTTGACTAAATTCAATCGTGGAAAACGTGGCTTGACTTCTTTGTATCCAGTTTCTGATAGAGCTCAATTATTAGAGATTCTAGATAAAAAAGATAATGATAAAGATTAG
- a CDS encoding NTP transferase domain-containing protein, with amino-acid sequence MGLDAIVLAGAKNNGRLSEISDQDYEALIKLKGKTITEYLLDKLREVPLIDNIIVVGPNGLNKKNIDKFIPCQDSLLENLKLGLQTAESPYSLVFTSDIPLITVEAIQDFLAKCEGGKAAFYYPIIPKEFVEVSFPKSNRTYFSLNEGTFTGGNIFLVNGDVVLRLEELLDKILKWRKKPWKLAYLLGFKFIIKLLTGNLSIDLIEKEVYKLTGYIGKAIISDYPEIGFDIDTPEDYNLIEKIYKGSDIKSN; translated from the coding sequence ATGGGCTTAGATGCTATAGTTCTAGCAGGAGCTAAAAATAATGGACGATTATCTGAAATTAGTGATCAGGATTATGAGGCTTTAATTAAGCTTAAGGGTAAAACTATAACAGAATATTTATTAGATAAACTAAGGGAAGTCCCTTTAATAGATAATATTATAGTAGTAGGTCCCAATGGATTAAATAAGAAGAATATCGATAAATTCATTCCTTGTCAAGACTCTTTATTAGAGAACCTTAAGTTAGGATTACAAACAGCAGAAAGTCCCTATAGTTTAGTCTTCACTTCTGATATTCCCTTAATTACCGTTGAGGCTATACAAGATTTTTTAGCCAAATGTGAAGGTGGGAAGGCCGCTTTTTATTATCCAATCATTCCTAAAGAATTTGTAGAAGTCTCCTTTCCAAAGAGTAATAGAACTTATTTCTCCTTAAATGAAGGCACCTTTACAGGAGGAAATATCTTTTTAGTGAATGGTGATGTTGTTTTAAGATTAGAGGAATTGTTAGATAAGATATTGAAATGGAGAAAGAAGCCTTGGAAATTAGCTTATCTATTAGGATTTAAATTTATAATCAAGTTATTGACTGGAAATTTATCTATAGACTTGATTGAAAAGGAAGTATATAAGTTAACAGGGTATATAGGAAAGGCTATTATCTCTGATTATCCAGAGATAGGCTTTGATATTGATACACCTGAAGATTATAATCTAATAGAAAAAATTTACAAAGGTTCGGATATAAAAAGTAATTGA
- the glmU gene encoding bifunctional UDP-N-acetylglucosamine diphosphorylase/glucosamine-1-phosphate N-acetyltransferase GlmU, translated as MGRLMTITLAAGKGTRMKSKLPKVLHQVAGKSMVQHVVDTAKRLEPIHNIVIVGYKGELVKENTKGELKFIKQEKQLGTGHAVMQAKEQLKDFNGTVLVLYGDTPLLTERTLNNLIEKHENQEAAVTILTTKLDDPTGYGRIVRNLEGHVTKIVEDKDTTKEEAEINEINTGICCFDSELLLKSLAKLDTDNAQGEYYLTDVAGILAEEGKLVTAVVADNYEETIGVNTRSHLAKAEKTLRLRICEEHMTNGVTIIDPNNTYIDSEVEIGQDTIIYPFTFIEGKTKVDDEVVIGSQCRIKDSFVGKRVEIESSIIVESEIGAATVIGPYSYLRPGTKVGKEAKVGDFVEIKNSEIGNGSKVPHLSYIGDTTVGENTNIGAGTITANYDGKDKHRTIIGDNAFIGSDSTLIAPLRIGDNATTGAGSVVTKDVKEGDIVIGVPAKSMD; from the coding sequence ATGGGTAGACTAATGACAATTACTTTGGCTGCAGGCAAAGGGACTAGAATGAAGTCTAAATTACCAAAAGTCCTACATCAGGTGGCTGGTAAAAGTATGGTACAGCATGTTGTTGATACAGCTAAGAGATTAGAACCTATACATAATATAGTTATAGTTGGTTATAAAGGAGAATTGGTAAAAGAGAATACCAAGGGTGAACTTAAGTTTATAAAACAAGAAAAACAATTAGGTACAGGTCATGCAGTGATGCAGGCAAAAGAGCAGCTAAAGGACTTTAATGGTACTGTTTTGGTTTTATATGGTGATACTCCTTTATTGACTGAAAGAACTTTAAATAATTTAATTGAAAAGCATGAAAATCAAGAGGCAGCAGTAACTATTTTAACGACAAAATTAGATGATCCAACAGGCTATGGTAGAATTGTTCGTAACTTAGAAGGTCATGTTACTAAAATTGTTGAAGATAAGGATACAACTAAAGAAGAAGCAGAGATTAATGAGATTAATACTGGAATTTGTTGTTTTGATAGTGAATTATTATTGAAATCGTTGGCTAAATTAGATACAGATAATGCCCAAGGGGAATATTATTTGACAGATGTTGCCGGAATTTTAGCTGAAGAAGGGAAATTAGTTACGGCAGTAGTTGCTGATAATTATGAAGAGACTATAGGAGTTAATACTCGTAGCCACTTGGCTAAAGCAGAAAAGACATTGAGATTAAGAATTTGTGAAGAGCATATGACAAATGGGGTTACAATTATTGATCCTAATAATACATATATAGATAGTGAAGTTGAAATAGGTCAGGATACTATTATTTATCCTTTTACTTTTATAGAAGGAAAAACTAAGGTAGATGACGAAGTAGTTATTGGTTCACAATGTAGAATAAAAGATTCTTTTGTCGGAAAAAGGGTAGAGATAGAGTCTTCAATTATTGTTGAAAGTGAGATAGGAGCTGCAACTGTAATTGGTCCTTATTCTTATTTACGTCCAGGTACTAAAGTAGGTAAGGAAGCTAAAGTTGGTGACTTTGTAGAGATTAAGAACTCTGAAATAGGTAATGGTAGTAAAGTTCCCCATTTAAGTTATATTGGTGATACTACTGTTGGGGAGAATACCAATATTGGAGCAGGTACTATTACTGCTAATTATGATGGAAAGGATAAGCATAGAACAATTATTGGTGATAATGCCTTTATTGGAAGTGATTCTACATTAATTGCTCCATTAAGAATAGGAGATAATGCAACTACAGGTGCTGGATCAGTAGTTACTAAGGATGTAAAAGAAGGGGATATAGTTATAGGTGTTCCAGCTAAGTCAATGGATTAG
- the purR gene encoding pur operon repressor gives MKMRRSERIVAVTKILTDQPYKLISLNYFTERFNAAKSTISEDLSIIKKVFSVEKMGKIETVSGAAGGVRFIPDRGVKDIQNVIDELCECLSDSTRILPGGYLYMTDLIFNPALMDKVGEIFATKFSDLGAEYIITMETKGIPIALMAARALNLPLVSIRRSSRVTEGSVVSINYVTGSSRKIQQMSLSRRALPEGSKVIIIDDFMKAGGTAKGMLDLMAEFKAEVLDIGVLVETAQPTDKLVEDYTSLVVLENIDDFKEEIIVRPSSWVTNLK, from the coding sequence ATGAAGATGCGGCGGAGTGAAAGGATTGTTGCTGTAACTAAGATACTAACTGATCAGCCTTATAAATTGATTTCCTTAAATTATTTTACTGAACGCTTTAATGCTGCTAAATCTACTATCAGTGAAGACTTATCTATTATTAAAAAGGTGTTTTCTGTAGAGAAGATGGGGAAGATTGAAACAGTATCAGGCGCAGCAGGGGGAGTTAGATTTATCCCAGATAGAGGGGTTAAGGATATTCAAAATGTGATTGATGAATTATGTGAATGTTTATCTGATTCAACAAGGATTCTACCAGGTGGCTATTTATATATGACAGACTTGATCTTTAATCCTGCTTTAATGGATAAGGTTGGGGAGATATTTGCTACTAAATTTTCTGATTTAGGGGCTGAGTACATAATAACGATGGAAACTAAAGGAATTCCAATCGCTTTAATGGCTGCTAGAGCTTTAAACTTACCCCTTGTTAGTATTAGAAGGAGTAGTCGGGTTACAGAAGGTTCAGTAGTAAGTATTAATTATGTAACAGGTTCATCAAGAAAGATACAACAGATGTCTCTATCCCGTAGAGCTCTACCAGAGGGTTCTAAGGTGATTATTATTGATGATTTTATGAAAGCTGGGGGTACAGCTAAAGGAATGTTAGATTTGATGGCTGAATTTAAGGCTGAAGTCTTAGACATAGGAGTATTAGTAGAGACTGCTCAACCAACAGATAAGTTAGTTGAAGATTATACATCTTTAGTTGTATTGGAGAATATTGATGATTTTAAAGAAGAGATAATCGTTAGACCTAGTAGTTGGGTTACTAATTTGAAATAA
- a CDS encoding anti-sigma-F factor Fin, which translates to MNVIYRCDKCQKIIEHLELGDFSQESLGLNILTDQEKEDIIKMENDTVYINLTCDDCAEDYDWSSVIHNDQIH; encoded by the coding sequence ATGAATGTTATTTATCGTTGTGATAAATGTCAAAAAATAATTGAACACCTTGAATTGGGAGATTTTAGTCAAGAAAGTCTAGGTTTAAACATCTTGACTGACCAAGAGAAAGAAGATATAATAAAAATGGAAAATGATACTGTATATATTAATTTGACCTGTGATGACTGTGCAGAAGATTATGACTGGTCAAGTGTTATTCATAATGATCAAATACATTAA
- a CDS encoding ribose-phosphate diphosphokinase — protein MPSSNQELKIITGNANPQLAEEICKYLGTKLVNAEVKRFSDGEIGVEIEDSVRGDHVFVIQPTCPPVNDNLMEVLVIIDALKRASAKEITAVIPYYGYARQDRKAKPRDPITAKLVANLIAESGADRVVAIDLHARQIQGFFDIPVDNLLGAPRLAEYFNEKNLEDVIVVAPDIGGVKRARDFADKLNTSIAIIDKRRPKANVSEVMNIIGDVDGKNVILVDDMIDTAGTICNAARALKEHGAKEIFATCTHPLFSGPAIERLEEAPITELVVTNTIPLAEDRLIDKLTVLSVAPLLSEGIERIYKDLSVSVLF, from the coding sequence ATGCCATCAAGCAATCAAGAGCTAAAAATTATTACTGGTAATGCTAATCCACAATTAGCAGAAGAGATTTGTAAATATTTAGGGACAAAGCTAGTCAATGCAGAAGTCAAGAGATTTAGTGATGGAGAGATTGGTGTTGAAATTGAGGATAGTGTTAGAGGTGACCATGTCTTTGTTATTCAACCAACTTGTCCACCAGTTAATGATAATCTAATGGAAGTATTAGTTATTATTGATGCCTTAAAAAGAGCATCTGCTAAAGAAATCACTGCAGTAATCCCATATTATGGTTATGCACGTCAGGATAGAAAGGCAAAGCCTAGAGATCCAATCACTGCTAAATTGGTTGCCAATTTAATAGCTGAATCTGGTGCAGATCGTGTAGTTGCAATCGATTTACATGCCCGTCAGATTCAAGGATTCTTCGATATTCCTGTAGATAATTTATTGGGTGCTCCAAGATTGGCAGAATACTTTAATGAAAAGAATTTAGAAGATGTAATTGTTGTAGCTCCAGATATTGGAGGGGTTAAAAGAGCACGTGACTTTGCTGATAAGTTAAATACCTCTATTGCAATTATAGATAAGAGAAGGCCTAAGGCTAATGTATCTGAGGTTATGAACATAATTGGTGATGTTGATGGGAAGAATGTTATCTTAGTAGATGATATGATCGATACTGCAGGTACTATTTGCAATGCAGCTAGAGCATTAAAGGAGCATGGTGCTAAAGAGATATTTGCTACCTGTACTCACCCATTATTCTCTGGACCAGCTATAGAAAGGCTAGAGGAGGCTCCAATAACTGAATTGGTTGTAACTAATACTATTCCTTTAGCAGAAGATAGATTAATAGATAAATTAACTGTCTTATCAGTAGCTCCATTATTATCTGAGGGAATAGAAAGAATATACAAAGATTTATCTGTTAGTGTTTTATTCTAG
- the ispE gene encoding 4-(cytidine 5'-diphospho)-2-C-methyl-D-erythritol kinase, giving the protein MDKIDLVAHAKVNLTLDVLGKREDGYHEVEMIMQTINLHDRISFTKIDTGIEIISNHPEVPIDKSNLIYKVAEMLFEEFELTGGLRVNLDKRIPVAAGLAGGSSNAAATLVAINRLWNLGLTSEQLAKIGGKLGADIPFCIEGGTQLATGIGTDLKELPKCPQLYLVLINPPLSVSTAKVYGNLNLEQVAKHPSTDKVIKALQEQDREVIINNLDNLLENVTLKFYPEVANLKDKVTELADKALMSGSGPTILGFVSGIKEAEEIKNKLEKELTREHKIVVAKTVNHGITEI; this is encoded by the coding sequence ATGGATAAGATAGATTTAGTTGCACATGCAAAAGTGAATTTAACATTGGATGTACTAGGAAAGAGAGAAGATGGGTATCATGAGGTAGAGATGATTATGCAGACTATAAATTTACATGATAGAATATCATTTACTAAAATAGATACAGGAATTGAAATCATAAGCAACCATCCTGAAGTTCCAATAGATAAATCAAATTTGATCTATAAGGTGGCTGAGATGTTGTTTGAGGAGTTTGAGTTGACAGGTGGGCTTAGAGTTAACCTAGATAAAAGAATCCCTGTAGCAGCGGGATTAGCTGGGGGAAGTAGTAATGCAGCTGCTACATTGGTAGCTATTAATAGATTATGGAATTTAGGATTAACATCAGAGCAGTTAGCTAAAATAGGAGGTAAATTAGGTGCTGATATCCCTTTTTGTATCGAGGGAGGGACTCAATTAGCAACGGGAATAGGAACAGACTTAAAGGAGCTACCTAAATGTCCACAACTTTATCTTGTTCTTATCAATCCTCCCCTTTCAGTATCGACAGCTAAAGTCTATGGTAATCTAAATTTAGAGCAGGTTGCTAAGCATCCATCCACAGATAAAGTTATAAAAGCATTACAAGAGCAAGATAGAGAGGTTATCATCAATAATCTAGATAATCTTTTAGAGAATGTTACCCTAAAATTTTATCCTGAAGTTGCTAACTTAAAGGATAAAGTAACAGAGCTAGCTGACAAAGCTCTAATGTCTGGAAGTGGACCAACTATATTGGGGTTTGTATCAGGAATAAAAGAGGCAGAAGAGATTAAAAATAAGTTGGAAAAAGAGTTGACTAGAGAACACAAGATAGTGGTTGCTAAGACTGTTAACCATGGAATAACAGAAATTTAA
- a CDS encoding ribonuclease J, producing MKRNAEISIIPLGGRGEIGNNMILIEYNDEILILDCGIMFPTEDMLGIDLVMPDISYLIENKDRIKAMLISHGHEDHIGAIPYFLREISNIPIYGTRLTLGMIKKKLEEHHLMGSTELRQISAGQEISLDPFKIKFVKVNHSIPDAVAMGIKTPSGTILYTGDFKFDQTPINEQPTDFNGLTQLGEEGVLALLSDSTNAEQKGYSVSERVVNDTINSIFEKADGRIIVATFSSHLDRLQQIINAAYETDRKIAISGRSMIANTKIAKDLGYLNFPDDMLLEIRKINNLPDHKIVYLMTGSQGETMASLTRIARGDHRQINLHKGDTVLLSATPIPGNERSVGETINQLFEKGAKVIYGRELDVHVSGHAYQEELKMMLNMTKPKYFIPVHGEYRHLYHHSLLAKDVGIPEDNIFIAKNGSRLKVSEKNAYFASPVSTGKILIDGSGIGDVGNIVLRDRRILSEHGIIIVVITIESGTGKVLAGPDIISRGFVYMKESQELIEEAKNRLNIVLKECQEKNITDWSKLKTKLKDPLRDFIYNETRRNPMIMPIIMEVPNK from the coding sequence ATGAAAAGAAATGCGGAAATCTCCATTATACCTCTAGGTGGTAGAGGAGAAATTGGGAATAATATGATATTAATTGAATACAATGATGAAATCTTAATCTTAGATTGTGGAATTATGTTCCCTACAGAAGATATGCTCGGCATCGACTTGGTTATGCCTGATATATCCTATCTAATTGAAAATAAAGATAGAATTAAAGCAATGTTAATTAGCCATGGTCATGAAGACCATATCGGTGCAATTCCTTATTTCTTAAGAGAAATTAGCAATATACCTATCTATGGAACTAGGTTAACCCTTGGAATGATAAAGAAGAAATTAGAAGAACATCATTTAATGGGCTCTACTGAGCTGCGGCAAATATCTGCAGGTCAAGAGATATCTTTAGATCCTTTCAAAATCAAATTTGTCAAGGTAAATCATAGTATACCAGATGCTGTTGCTATGGGCATTAAAACTCCTTCTGGAACTATTTTATATACAGGTGACTTCAAATTTGACCAAACTCCAATAAATGAGCAACCTACTGATTTTAATGGATTAACTCAATTGGGAGAAGAAGGGGTTTTAGCCTTATTATCTGACAGTACAAATGCAGAACAAAAGGGTTACTCCGTATCTGAAAGAGTAGTTAATGATACTATTAATAGCATCTTTGAAAAGGCTGATGGCAGAATTATTGTAGCTACCTTCTCTTCTCATTTAGATAGATTACAGCAGATTATCAATGCAGCCTATGAAACTGATAGAAAGATTGCTATTTCAGGAAGAAGTATGATTGCTAATACTAAAATAGCCAAAGATTTAGGTTATCTTAACTTTCCTGATGATATGCTCTTAGAAATAAGAAAGATTAATAATCTACCTGATCATAAAATAGTTTATCTAATGACAGGTAGCCAAGGGGAGACCATGGCTTCTTTAACTAGAATTGCTAGAGGTGACCATAGACAAATCAATCTACATAAAGGAGATACAGTTCTCCTATCTGCAACACCTATCCCTGGAAATGAAAGATCTGTAGGAGAGACTATCAATCAACTATTTGAAAAAGGTGCTAAGGTGATTTATGGAAGGGAATTAGATGTTCATGTTTCTGGTCACGCATATCAAGAAGAATTGAAAATGATGCTAAACATGACTAAACCTAAATATTTTATTCCTGTCCATGGTGAATACCGCCACCTTTATCACCATTCATTGTTAGCCAAAGATGTTGGTATTCCAGAAGACAATATCTTTATAGCCAAAAATGGATCACGACTAAAGGTTAGTGAAAAGAATGCCTACTTTGCATCTCCTGTATCAACAGGTAAGATATTAATTGATGGTTCTGGAATTGGAGATGTAGGAAATATTGTCCTAAGGGATAGAAGAATATTATCAGAGCACGGGATTATAATCGTAGTTATTACCATTGAATCTGGTACAGGAAAAGTACTAGCAGGTCCTGATATTATCTCTCGAGGATTTGTTTATATGAAAGAATCTCAAGAGTTAATTGAAGAAGCCAAAAATAGATTGAATATAGTATTAAAAGAATGCCAAGAAAAAAATATTACCGATTGGTCTAAATTAAAAACAAAACTAAAAGATCCTTTAAGAGACTTTATTTATAATGAAACTAGAAGAAATCCAATGATTATGCCAATTATTATGGAAGTACCAAATAAATAA
- the pth gene encoding aminoacyl-tRNA hydrolase, whose translation MKLVVGLGNPGFKYEATRHNVGFMVIDYLAKECKEEVSSKEKKALVAKTRIGGEKVILAKPQTFMNNSGEAVRTLADYYNIQAEDILIIYDDLDLEVGQIRLKPKGGHGGHNGIRSIINHLGTKEFNRLRVGIGRPLYGTVVDYVLGKFSKEEEDTIKEAIKESASAINLYLETDLNKAMNKYN comes from the coding sequence ATGAAGTTGGTAGTTGGTTTAGGAAATCCAGGGTTTAAATATGAAGCGACTCGCCATAATGTAGGTTTTATGGTCATTGATTATTTGGCTAAGGAGTGTAAAGAGGAGGTAAGTAGTAAAGAGAAGAAGGCTTTAGTTGCTAAAACCAGAATTGGTGGAGAGAAGGTTATTTTGGCTAAGCCCCAAACCTTTATGAATAATAGTGGTGAGGCAGTAAGAACCTTAGCAGATTATTATAATATCCAAGCAGAAGATATTCTTATAATTTATGATGATTTAGATTTGGAAGTAGGTCAAATTAGGTTAAAGCCTAAAGGTGGACATGGTGGGCATAATGGTATTCGCTCTATTATTAATCATTTAGGTACAAAAGAATTTAATAGATTGCGTGTAGGGATAGGTCGTCCTCTCTATGGAACAGTTGTTGATTATGTCTTAGGAAAGTTTAGTAAAGAAGAAGAGGATACTATAAAAGAAGCAATAAAGGAATCGGCTTCAGCTATTAATCTTTATCTAGAAACGGATTTGAATAAAGCGATGAATAAATATAATTAA